From the Myxococcales bacterium genome, one window contains:
- the grxC gene encoding glutaredoxin 3, with product MATVVIYTRAMCPFCWRATKLLDKKGVAYEERDCTGDNATRAWLVEATGQNTVPQVFINDRPVGGYDDIAALDRRGELDRLLAEPAPG from the coding sequence ATGGCGACCGTGGTCATCTATACCCGGGCGATGTGCCCGTTCTGCTGGCGGGCGACCAAGCTCCTCGACAAGAAGGGCGTCGCCTACGAGGAGCGCGACTGCACCGGCGACAACGCCACCCGCGCGTGGCTGGTCGAGGCCACCGGCCAGAACACCGTGCCGCAGGTGTTCATCAACGATCGCCCGGTCGGCGGCTACGACGACATCGCCGCGCTCGACCGCCGCGGCGAGCTCGATCGCCTGCTGGCCGAGCCAGCGCCGGGCTGA
- a CDS encoding shikimate dehydrogenase: MTRRLAAVLGWPIEHSRSPAMHDAAFAAVGLDAVMVPLPVRPERLADAVRGLAAVDALGASVTVPHKAAVAALCDEQTPLAVAIGAVNCLAFVDGEVVGHNTDAGGFVDGLRAAAVPLDARPALVLGAGGAARAVVAGLAAAGVATIVVARRPAEVAWTAARPWAELAALLPRAGIVVDCTSAGLDPAADAALAASVPLAAAAADATVATLVYHRPTALLRAAAARGLATVDGRAMLLHQATRAFAIWTGHPAPTAIMRAALDASLGR, encoded by the coding sequence GTGACCCGGCGCCTGGCCGCGGTGCTGGGCTGGCCGATCGAGCACTCGCGCAGCCCGGCCATGCACGACGCGGCGTTCGCCGCGGTCGGCCTCGACGCGGTCATGGTGCCGCTGCCGGTGCGGCCCGAGCGCCTCGCCGACGCGGTCCGCGGGCTAGCCGCGGTCGACGCGCTCGGCGCCAGCGTGACGGTGCCGCACAAGGCCGCGGTGGCGGCGCTGTGCGACGAGCAGACCCCGCTGGCCGTGGCGATCGGCGCGGTCAACTGCCTGGCGTTCGTCGACGGCGAGGTCGTCGGTCACAACACCGACGCCGGCGGCTTCGTCGACGGCCTCCGCGCCGCCGCGGTCCCGCTCGACGCGCGCCCGGCGCTGGTGCTCGGCGCCGGCGGCGCGGCCCGCGCGGTGGTCGCGGGGCTCGCGGCCGCGGGCGTGGCGACGATCGTCGTCGCGCGGCGCCCGGCCGAGGTCGCGTGGACCGCGGCCCGGCCGTGGGCCGAGCTGGCGGCGCTGCTGCCGCGCGCCGGGATCGTCGTCGACTGCACCTCGGCCGGCCTCGACCCCGCCGCCGACGCCGCGCTAGCCGCGAGCGTGCCGCTGGCCGCGGCCGCGGCCGACGCGACCGTCGCGACCTTGGTCTACCACCGCCCGACCGCGCTGCTGCGCGCGGCCGCGGCGCGCGGCCTGGCCACCGTCGACGGCCGCGCGATGCTGCTGCACCAGGCCACGCGCGCGTTCGCGATCTGGACCGGCCACCCGGCGCCGACCGCGATCATGCGCGCGGCGCTCGACGCGTCACTCGGGCGGTAG
- the ftsA gene encoding cell division protein FtsA, producing MAKNKTSEIIVGLDIGTTKIAAIAGEVTDDGIDIIGIGTAPSKGLRRGVVVNIDATVSAIRAAIDEAENMAGCQISTVFAAISGAHVRGLNSHGIVAVKDKEVREADIARVLEAAKAVAIPMDREVLHVLPQQYVIDDQDGIRDPLGMAGVRLEAKVHIVTTAVTSAQNVVKCANRCGLQVADIVLEPLASAQAVLEEDEKELGVALIDIGGGTCDIAVFADGAIVHTAVLPLGGGHVTNDIATVLRTPLDSAEKIKRKYGCASRSMIDDGDTMEVPSVGGRGPRVLPRSTLVEIIEPRIEEIFEHVKRELMRSGYADSLAAGIVLTGGATILEGTAEVAEQVLGLPVRRATPTRIGGLVDVVRSPAYSTGVGLVVYGASHGRSLQTRAQAQQAGDRGLIKRAWSRLAEMF from the coding sequence ATGGCCAAGAACAAGACCTCCGAGATCATCGTCGGCCTCGACATCGGCACCACCAAGATCGCCGCGATCGCCGGCGAGGTGACCGACGACGGCATCGACATCATCGGCATCGGCACCGCGCCGTCGAAGGGCCTGCGCCGCGGCGTCGTCGTCAACATCGACGCGACGGTCAGCGCGATCCGGGCCGCGATCGACGAGGCCGAGAACATGGCCGGCTGCCAGATCTCGACGGTGTTCGCGGCGATCTCGGGCGCGCACGTGCGCGGGCTCAACAGCCACGGCATCGTCGCGGTCAAGGACAAGGAGGTCCGCGAGGCCGACATCGCGCGCGTCCTCGAGGCCGCCAAGGCGGTCGCGATCCCGATGGACCGCGAGGTCCTGCACGTCCTGCCGCAGCAGTACGTCATCGACGACCAGGACGGCATCCGTGACCCGCTCGGCATGGCCGGGGTCCGGCTCGAGGCCAAGGTCCACATCGTCACGACCGCGGTGACCAGCGCCCAGAACGTCGTCAAGTGCGCCAACCGCTGCGGCCTCCAGGTCGCCGACATCGTGCTCGAGCCCCTGGCCTCGGCCCAGGCCGTGCTCGAGGAGGACGAGAAGGAGCTCGGCGTCGCGCTGATCGACATCGGCGGCGGCACCTGCGACATCGCGGTGTTCGCCGACGGCGCGATCGTGCACACCGCGGTCCTGCCGCTGGGCGGCGGCCACGTCACCAACGACATCGCCACGGTCCTGCGCACGCCGCTCGACTCGGCCGAGAAGATCAAGCGCAAGTACGGCTGCGCCTCGCGCTCGATGATCGACGACGGCGACACGATGGAGGTGCCGTCGGTCGGCGGCCGCGGGCCGCGGGTGCTGCCGCGCTCGACGCTGGTCGAGATCATCGAGCCGCGCATCGAGGAGATCTTCGAGCACGTCAAGCGCGAGCTGATGCGCTCGGGCTACGCCGACAGCCTGGCCGCGGGCATCGTGCTCACCGGCGGCGCGACGATCCTCGAGGGCACCGCCGAGGTCGCCGAGCAGGTGCTGGGCCTGCCGGTGCGCCGCGCGACGCCGACGCGGATCGGCGGGCTGGTCGACGTGGTCCGGTCGCCGGCCTACTCGACCGGCGTCGGCCTCGTCGTCTACGGCGCCAGCCACGGCCGCTCGCTCCAGACCCGGGCCCAGGCCCAGCAGGCCGGCGACCGCGGCCTGATCAAGCGCGCGTGGTCGCGCCTGGCCGAGATGTTCTGA
- a CDS encoding cysteine--tRNA ligase has product MATPVRLYDSLRLQKVAFTPIEPDRVGMYLCGPTPYAPAHIGHAYSAICFDLIRRGFIFLGYQVRFVRNITDVEDKIFTASAAAGDDWLAWANRFADLYNADMRMFGVLPPDVEPRVSTHIDEIVAITARLVERGKAYVVDGDVYFEVATFPSYGRLSGQSLDDLQAGSRVAVDERKRSPFDFALWKAAKPGEPSWPSPWGAGRPGWHIECSAMSASHLGPTFDIHAGGKDLVFPHHENEIAQSQGAHGDDTFAHHWMHNGFLNFDGTKMSKSLGNVLGCTEIAAAVGPEALRFYFVSHHYRSPIDFEIEGKRDADNKIIEPRFPALEAADRRLDYFYNTLRRIDDFVAAGGDGGDGAVIPEAERLAAEAREALADDFNAPIVVAALGEAARVANRLLDVAKGVDKAVRRRSLARLGRDLRAVGWALGVLADDPVRYAHGRRARLVRARGLDAAAVEALLTARTEARAAKDFTRADAVRGELIALGVEILDTPAGSDWRVSESAIETGPTEGQSS; this is encoded by the coding sequence TTGGCCACGCCGGTTCGACTCTACGACTCCCTCCGCCTGCAGAAGGTCGCCTTCACCCCGATCGAGCCCGATCGTGTCGGCATGTACCTGTGCGGGCCGACCCCGTACGCGCCGGCCCACATCGGCCACGCCTACTCGGCGATCTGCTTCGATCTGATCCGCCGCGGGTTCATCTTCCTCGGGTACCAGGTGCGGTTCGTCCGCAACATCACCGACGTCGAGGACAAGATCTTCACCGCCTCGGCCGCGGCCGGCGACGACTGGCTGGCGTGGGCCAACCGCTTCGCCGACCTCTACAACGCCGACATGCGCATGTTCGGCGTGCTGCCGCCCGACGTCGAGCCGCGGGTGTCGACGCACATCGACGAGATCGTCGCGATCACCGCGCGCCTGGTCGAGCGCGGCAAGGCCTACGTCGTCGACGGCGACGTCTACTTCGAGGTCGCGACGTTCCCGTCCTACGGGCGGCTCAGCGGCCAGTCCCTCGACGATCTCCAGGCCGGCAGCCGGGTCGCCGTCGACGAGCGCAAGCGCAGCCCGTTCGACTTCGCGCTGTGGAAGGCCGCCAAGCCCGGCGAGCCGTCGTGGCCGTCGCCCTGGGGCGCGGGCCGCCCCGGCTGGCACATCGAGTGCTCGGCGATGAGCGCGAGCCACCTGGGCCCGACCTTCGACATCCACGCCGGCGGCAAGGATCTGGTGTTCCCGCACCACGAGAACGAGATCGCGCAGTCGCAGGGCGCGCACGGCGACGACACCTTCGCCCACCACTGGATGCACAACGGCTTCCTCAACTTCGACGGCACGAAGATGTCGAAGTCGCTCGGCAACGTGCTCGGCTGCACCGAGATCGCGGCCGCGGTCGGCCCCGAGGCGCTGCGCTTCTACTTCGTCTCGCACCACTACCGCTCGCCGATCGACTTCGAGATCGAGGGCAAGCGCGACGCCGACAACAAGATCATCGAGCCGCGCTTCCCCGCGCTCGAGGCCGCCGACCGTCGCCTCGACTACTTCTACAACACGCTGCGCCGGATCGACGACTTCGTCGCCGCCGGCGGCGACGGCGGCGACGGCGCGGTCATCCCCGAGGCCGAGCGCCTGGCGGCCGAGGCCCGCGAGGCCCTGGCCGACGACTTCAACGCGCCGATCGTGGTCGCGGCGCTGGGCGAGGCGGCCCGGGTCGCCAACCGCCTGCTCGACGTCGCCAAGGGCGTCGACAAGGCCGTGCGGCGGCGGTCGCTGGCGCGGCTCGGGCGCGACCTGCGCGCGGTCGGCTGGGCGCTGGGCGTGCTCGCCGACGATCCGGTCCGCTACGCCCACGGGCGCCGCGCGCGCCTGGTCCGCGCCCGCGGCCTCGACGCCGCCGCGGTCGAGGCGCTCCTGACCGCCCGCACCGAGGCCCGCGCGGCCAAGGACTTCACCCGGGCCGACGCGGTCCGCGGCGAGCTGATCGCGCTCGGGGTCGAGATCCTCGACACGCCCGCGGGCAGCGACTGGCGCGTGAGCGAGTCGGCGATCGAGACCGGGCCGACCGAGGGACAGAGCTCGTAG
- a CDS encoding EF-hand domain-containing protein, translating to MKSLTKTKLGLVAVLSAALIAGATGLALANGRGGPDRAAKRAEMMKRADTNGDGKIDDAERAAMRATMQAQHEAQRKAMLAKYDANKDGKLDDAEHTAIRNDRAAERFKALDTNHDGALSLAEFQAGHAAFGPGGPGGHGRGGPDGHGPGGPGGPGGHHGRGPGPGGGR from the coding sequence ATGAAGTCACTCACCAAGACCAAGCTCGGCCTCGTGGCCGTCCTCTCCGCCGCGCTCATCGCCGGTGCCACCGGCCTGGCCCTCGCCAACGGGCGCGGCGGCCCCGATCGAGCCGCCAAGCGCGCCGAGATGATGAAGCGCGCCGACACCAACGGCGACGGCAAGATCGACGACGCCGAGCGCGCGGCGATGCGCGCCACGATGCAGGCGCAGCACGAGGCCCAGCGCAAGGCGATGCTGGCCAAGTACGACGCCAACAAGGACGGCAAGCTCGACGACGCCGAGCACACCGCGATCCGCAACGACCGCGCGGCCGAGCGCTTCAAGGCGCTCGACACCAACCACGACGGCGCGCTCAGCCTCGCCGAGTTCCAGGCCGGCCACGCCGCTTTCGGCCCCGGCGGCCCCGGTGGCCACGGGCGCGGCGGCCCCGACGGTCACGGCCCCGGCGGCCCCGGCGGTCCCGGCGGTCACCACGGGCGCGGGCCCGGCCCCGGCGGCGGGCGCTGA
- the xseA gene encoding exodeoxyribonuclease VII large subunit translates to MSTGQSGAPDGPKPASRERPLRVVDVVRWANAAVERYGLLWVEGEVGELKRPSSGHVYFALKDRTSQMPAVMWRTTAQRLRFAFEAGMVVRVRGKLGVFDRDGRLQLYVDYAEPAGAGAEAAALEELKRKLAAEGLFADSRKRALPTVPRRIGVVTSKSGAALRDIVRTIQRRFPPAQIVVADCVVQGASAPAQIVAALRMIDAAAVDVVIVGRGGGATSDLAAFNDERVVRAVAACRVPVVSAVGHEVDITLCDLAADRRASTPTAAGELVAPVQHELRAALVLEQRRLRRELGLYLRAARQELDDRIGGARGALTARLGAHGTALRRLEVRLLAAHPRAQVAARRAALTALERRLPSPRPRLALGRRNLDAARARLDAALARGLERRRSAFGQLVARLDALSPLRVLERGYALATRDGHVVTDAAALAPGDPIELRFARGRARGRITDVE, encoded by the coding sequence GTGTCCACGGGTCAGAGCGGCGCGCCCGACGGGCCCAAGCCGGCCAGCCGCGAGCGCCCGCTGCGGGTGGTCGACGTGGTCCGCTGGGCCAACGCCGCGGTCGAGCGCTATGGCCTCTTGTGGGTCGAGGGCGAGGTCGGCGAACTCAAGCGCCCGTCGAGCGGCCACGTCTACTTCGCGCTCAAGGACCGCACGTCGCAGATGCCGGCGGTGATGTGGCGCACGACGGCCCAGCGGCTGCGGTTCGCGTTCGAGGCCGGCATGGTCGTGCGCGTGCGCGGCAAGCTGGGCGTGTTCGATCGCGACGGCCGCCTGCAGCTCTACGTCGACTACGCTGAGCCGGCCGGGGCCGGGGCCGAGGCGGCGGCGCTCGAGGAGCTCAAGCGCAAGCTCGCGGCCGAGGGCCTGTTCGCCGACAGCCGCAAGCGGGCGCTGCCGACGGTGCCGCGGCGGATCGGGGTGGTCACGTCGAAGTCGGGCGCGGCGCTGCGCGACATCGTGCGCACGATCCAGCGCCGGTTCCCGCCGGCGCAGATCGTCGTCGCCGACTGCGTGGTCCAGGGCGCGAGCGCGCCGGCGCAGATCGTGGCCGCGCTGCGGATGATCGACGCGGCCGCGGTCGACGTGGTGATCGTCGGGCGCGGCGGCGGCGCGACCAGCGACCTCGCGGCGTTCAACGACGAGCGGGTCGTGCGCGCGGTCGCGGCGTGCCGGGTGCCGGTCGTCAGCGCGGTCGGGCACGAGGTCGACATCACGCTGTGCGACCTGGCGGCCGACCGGCGCGCGTCGACGCCGACCGCGGCCGGCGAGCTGGTGGCCCCGGTCCAGCACGAGCTGCGCGCGGCGCTGGTGCTCGAGCAGCGGCGGCTGCGGCGCGAGCTGGGGCTGTACCTGCGCGCGGCCCGGCAGGAGCTCGACGATCGGATCGGCGGCGCCCGCGGCGCGCTGACCGCCCGGCTCGGGGCCCACGGCACGGCGCTGCGCCGGCTCGAGGTGCGGCTGCTCGCGGCCCACCCCCGCGCGCAGGTGGCGGCGCGCCGGGCGGCGCTGACGGCGCTCGAGCGGCGGCTGCCGAGCCCGCGGCCCCGGCTGGCGCTGGGCCGGCGCAACCTCGACGCCGCCCGGGCCCGGCTCGACGCGGCCCTGGCGCGCGGCCTCGAGCGGCGGCGCTCGGCGTTCGGGCAGCTGGTCGCGCGCCTCGACGCGCTGTCGCCGCTGCGCGTCCTCGAGCGCGGCTACGCCCTGGCCACCCGCGACGGCCACGTGGTCACCGACGCCGCCGCGCTGGCGCCGGGCGATCCGATCGAGCTGCGCTTCGCCCGCGGGCGCGCGCGCGGCCGCATCACCGACGTCGAGTGA
- the ftsZ gene encoding cell division protein FtsZ: MALIEFDDVNHAKILVIGVGGGGGNAVNTMIAGNLDGVEFVAANTDRQALEANLASHKIGLGGALTKGLGAGANPDVGRRAAEESIQQIADAISGADMVFVTAGMGGGTGTGAAPVIAQVARDCGALTVGVVTKPFGFEGKKRLRNADDGISRLEAAVDTLIVIPNNRLLALAGAQMSMVDAFRRADSILLNAVQGISDLMTVPGLINVDFADVRTIMNDMGRALMGAGVGSGKKRATEAAEMAISSPLLEDVSIEGATGILINITGGPDLTLHEVNEASSLIQKAAHEDANIIFGSVIDPNLTEEVRITVIATGFDRAGQDRGAGARGLGADADAVADLAAGDDALRPRQRDDQGVPGDAGAAGPQGLGRDQVAGDGGRGRRRRRVVVRRDDPGRARAVGAGRDRAGARGRDVGPGRAGLGPVEQRRRGRGRDPARAQQARPAAPEPQGHPRRRGRERARRADVHPPPLGQPAGLSRGRSRRIDRPPW, translated from the coding sequence ATGGCCCTCATCGAATTCGACGACGTGAACCACGCCAAGATCCTGGTCATCGGTGTAGGTGGTGGCGGCGGCAACGCCGTCAACACGATGATCGCGGGCAACCTCGACGGCGTCGAGTTCGTGGCCGCCAACACCGACCGGCAGGCGCTCGAGGCCAACCTGGCCTCGCACAAGATCGGCCTGGGCGGCGCGCTCACCAAGGGCCTCGGCGCCGGCGCCAACCCCGACGTCGGCCGCCGCGCCGCCGAGGAGAGCATCCAGCAGATCGCCGACGCGATCTCGGGCGCCGACATGGTCTTCGTCACCGCCGGCATGGGCGGCGGCACCGGCACCGGCGCGGCGCCGGTCATCGCCCAGGTCGCGCGCGACTGCGGCGCGCTGACCGTCGGCGTCGTGACCAAGCCGTTCGGCTTCGAGGGCAAGAAGCGGCTGCGCAACGCCGACGACGGCATCAGCCGGCTCGAGGCCGCGGTCGACACGCTGATCGTGATCCCGAACAACCGGCTCCTGGCCCTCGCCGGCGCCCAGATGTCGATGGTCGACGCCTTCCGCCGCGCCGACTCGATCCTGCTCAACGCCGTCCAGGGCATCAGCGACCTGATGACCGTCCCCGGCCTGATCAACGTCGACTTCGCCGACGTGCGCACGATCATGAACGACATGGGCCGCGCGCTGATGGGCGCCGGCGTCGGCTCGGGCAAGAAGCGCGCGACCGAGGCGGCCGAGATGGCGATCAGCTCGCCGCTGCTCGAGGACGTGTCGATCGAGGGCGCCACCGGCATCCTGATCAACATCACCGGCGGCCCCGACCTGACGCTGCACGAGGTCAACGAGGCGTCGAGCCTGATCCAGAAGGCCGCGCACGAGGACGCCAACATCATCTTCGGCTCGGTGATCGATCCGAACCTGACCGAGGAGGTCCGCATCACGGTCATCGCGACCGGCTTCGATCGCGCTGGGCAAGACCGTGGCGCCGGCGCCCGAGGCCTCGGTGCCGACGCCGATGCGGTCGCGGACCTCGCAGCAGGTGACGATGCCCTACGACCACGCCAGCGTGACGACCAAGGAGTACCCGGCGACGCTGGTGCCGCCGGCCCGCAAGGTCTCGGGCGAGATCAAGTCGCAGGCGATGGTGGTCGAGGACGCCGACGTCGACGTGTCGTGGTCCGACGAGATGACCCCGGTCGAGCGCGCGCTGTCGGAGCTGGGCGCGATCGAGCCGGTGCCCGAGGCCGAGATGTCGGTCCGGGTCGCGCTGGGCTCGGGCCCGTCGAGCAGCGACGCCGTGGTCGCGGCCGCGACCCTGCCCGAGCGCAGCAAGCGCGGCCTGCCGCGCCCGAGCCTCAAGGGCATCCTCGGCGACGAGGTCGAGAACGAGCTCGACGTGCCGACGTTCATCCGCCGCCACTCGGCCAGCCAGCCGGGCTGAGCCGCGGTCGCTCGCGACGCATCGACCGGCCGCCGTGGTGA